The genomic interval TCCTTTTTCCTCAAAAGAGTGTAGGGTTAAGCGCTTTTGATTGCACCATATTGAGTTTCTATGGCGCATGAAGAAGCACAGCAGAATGAAAGACGATTCGTCGATGGACTGATCAACTAAAGCGGCGATCGCCTTTCTACCCCTGCTTCGGTTTGCTCTGGCGGTTTGCAAGGGCTTGAATGGCAAAGAGCGCGACCCCAATCAGCACAAACGAGAAAATCGTGGTTAGCGTGCCGAGGGCGTACAGCGCTGGGGATGTCACGTTGGTTGTCATGCCAAAGATTTCCAGCGGCAGCGTGTTGGTTTCGCCCGAAATCAAGGAGGTGCGGGTGAACTCATCATACGAAAGCGTGAAGCCTAGCAGCCCAACCCCAACGACGCTGGAGGCAATCAAGGGAAACACCACCTGCCAGAAGGTCGTTGTTTCACTTGCGCCCAAATCACGAGCTGCTTCTTCGTAGGCGGGGTTGAAACGACCAAAAATCCCAAGCATGATTAGGAACGCAAACGGCAAGGTCCAGGTTAAATGTCCTGCTAGAGCCGATGAATACCATTGATTATCGATGCCGACCAGACCGAAGACAATGCCGATACCGAGCGAAACCAGGATGCTTGGCACAATCAGGCTAGAAATGGTCAGGTAAAAGACCAGATTTGAGCCTTTGAAACGGCTGCGGAACGCCAGCCCTGCCATCACGCTGAAGATCACTGTAATGACCATGACGATCAAGCCAAGGGTGAGCGACCGCCAGAATGCCTCGACAAAATTCCCCACTCGTTGTTCACCAAACACCGCACCCAGCCAGTAGAAGCTAAAGCCACGCATGGGAAACGTTAATTGACCCTCTGGTCCTTGTAGCGAGAGCAGAAACACGGCAAACATAGGACCGTACAAAAACAACACAAAGAGTCCAAAGAACCCTGCCAGGAGGTAATGCGAAAGTGGTTTCTTTTTCATTTCAGCCATGACTTACAGCTCCTTGCGAATATCAACAACGCGGAGAATGGAAAACACAATGATCAACGCAATGATTAGAAGCACAACGGCATTAGCGGCAGCCATTGGATATTGCAAACTGTCGAGTTGGTTCTTAATCAAATAGCCAACAGAAGATGATTTGCCGCCGCTCATAATCCGCATCGTGGCAAATTCACCCATTACCAGTGTGATGACAAAGATAGAACCGATCGCGATTCCCGGCGCAGACAGCGGCAGAATAATTTCTTTTTGAATCTGAAAGGGCGAAGCACCCGCATCTTCAGCAGCGGCCACTAAGTTGCGATCGATCCGCACCATGCTATTGAAAATCGGTGCCACCATAAACAGCGCATAGAGATGCACCATTGCCAGCACCACCGAAAAGTCAGAAAACAAAAAGATTTCAACGGGCTTTTGTGTGAGGTGCAATCCCATCAGCGCATTGTTGATTAAACCTTCACGACCCAGAAAGGGAATCCAGGAAATCATGCGAATGATATTGGACGTGAGAAAGGGCACGGTGCAAATCAAAAACCAGATGGTTTGCCACTTGGGATTTTTGATGTGGAAGGACAAGAAGTACGCGACGGGGTAACTAATCAGCAGACACACCGACCAGACCAGAAACGCGAATTTGAACGTGTTGAGATAGGTAGACAGATACACTTTGGACGTGAAAATGCCCAAATAATTGTTCAACGTAAAGCCCGGTGTCATGGCAAAGCCATTGAAATTCCAGAAGCTAACGGTGACGATCGCGGCGATCGGCAAGACCAAAAACAGCAGAAACACAATGGTTTGCGGTGCTGCCAGCAGATACGGTTG from Kovacikia minuta CCNUW1 carries:
- a CDS encoding ABC transporter permease — translated: MAEMKKKPLSHYLLAGFFGLFVLFLYGPMFAVFLLSLQGPEGQLTFPMRGFSFYWLGAVFGEQRVGNFVEAFWRSLTLGLIVMVITVIFSVMAGLAFRSRFKGSNLVFYLTISSLIVPSILVSLGIGIVFGLVGIDNQWYSSALAGHLTWTLPFAFLIMLGIFGRFNPAYEEAARDLGASETTTFWQVVFPLIASSVVGVGLLGFTLSYDEFTRTSLISGETNTLPLEIFGMTTNVTSPALYALGTLTTIFSFVLIGVALFAIQALANRQSKPKQG
- a CDS encoding ABC transporter permease, translating into MTATQNIPTPAQPARRSRAKPFNWKAWQPYLLAAPQTIVFLLFLVLPIAAIVTVSFWNFNGFAMTPGFTLNNYLGIFTSKVYLSTYLNTFKFAFLVWSVCLLISYPVAYFLSFHIKNPKWQTIWFLICTVPFLTSNIIRMISWIPFLGREGLINNALMGLHLTQKPVEIFLFSDFSVVLAMVHLYALFMVAPIFNSMVRIDRNLVAAAEDAGASPFQIQKEIILPLSAPGIAIGSIFVITLVMGEFATMRIMSGGKSSSVGYLIKNQLDSLQYPMAAANAVVLLIIALIIVFSILRVVDIRKEL